CGTCGATGGTGGCTCCGCCCCAGGTCTCCAGGGCGCTGAAGCCCATGGAATCAAGGATGGGGGCGATGGGCAGCATGTCTGCCGTCTTCATGCGGGTGGCTGCCAGGGACTGGTGGCCGTCGCGCAGAACGGTACAGTTGAATGTAACAGGATTCATATTTATTTAACGATCGTTAAAAATTGAAGGGGGTGGCTTCTTGAAAAGAATTGTCTCACACGAGTTTGAGGAGGTCAAGCTTACAAGAGTAAAATTTAGAATGATTCCAATAAAATTCAGTTATTGTACGGGAGCCATCAACCTGGCAAGGTTGCATAGCATTTTGAATCCCAGCGATTTTTTGTTGTAGTCCTCCAGGGATTCCCGGACGGACGAGTAAAAGTCTTTTTCCAGCATGGCCTGTACCTCCGCACACACGCCGGGATCGCGGACAATGGCGGTGAGCTCGAAGTTCAGGGCCAGGGAGCGGTTGTCCAGGTTGGCCGTTCCCACGGTGGCGATATCGTCGTCCATCAGGATCACCTTCTGGTGCAGGAAGCCCTTTTTGTAAGCCCAAAGCTGGATGCCGTAGGTATCCAGGTCCCGCAGGAAGGTGAAGGAGGAAAGCTTCACCAGAATGTGGTCCGCCCGTTCCGGGCGCAGGATGCGCACGTCCACATTCCGCAGGGCGGCCGCCTGGAGGGCGGACATCACGCCTTCGTCCGGCACGAAATAGGGCGTGGAAATCCACAGGCGGTGCGTGGCCCGGTTCGCCAGGGCGATGATGGTGGTCTTCCACGCGGGAATCACGTCCGCCGGGCCGGAGGGCAGCACCAGCACGGTTTTATCCTCCGGCTGGGGTGTGATATCCCAGCACAGGCGGGGGAAGGTGGACGGGGTGGATTTCGACATGGTGGCCCAGTTCCAGTCTTCCAGGAAGCTGATCTGGGTCTGCTGGACAGAGGGGCCGTGAAGCTGGATGAACGTGTCTCTCCAATACCCCAGCGCCCCCTTTCCCAGATACTCCCGGCCAATGTTCATGCCCCCGATGAAGGCGGTGGAGCCGTCCACGACCACCAGCTTCCGGTGGTTACGGAAATTCAGGCGCAGGACGTTGCTCAGGAAGTGGCGCTTTCCGTTGAACGGCTCAATCTTCACTCCCTCCTTTCGCAGGGCGGAAATATAGCCGGGCGGCAGTTTGTGGGAGCCTATTTCATCATACAGCATATAAATGTGGATGCCCTCCCGCGCCCGCTCAATCAGCAGGTTTTTCAGGTTCCGGCCCACGGAATCGTTCTTGATGATGAAAAACTCGATCAGGATGTAACGCTCCGCCTTCTTGATGGCGTCGTAAATGCGGGGAAAGGCGTTGTCCGCGTCGATCAGGAGCTGGCAGGAATTGCCCCTGCACACGGGCAGCCGCACGATGTCCCCCAGCGTCTGCATGATCTCCCCCGCCGTGTCCGCGGAGCGGATGGCGTACGGCTTCATGCAGTTCGTGATCTTGTCCGTCAGCTCCCCCCACGGGGACTCGGAATCCGTTTGCCTGCGTCGCGTCTCCACGTAGCCGCTGAAGGTGCGCCGCCCCAGAATCAGGTAAAAGGGCACGGCGATGTAAGGGAAGGCCAGCAGGGAAATCAGCCACGCGATGGTGCCCTGGGGCGTGCGCGTATGGAGCAGGGCCGGAATCAGGCAGAATGCCCCGGCTATGTGGCACAGGGCGGCGAATCCCAAATATGGCTCGTCAGGTATGAGCATGGAAATCATGGAACGCGTAACGGAAAAAATACAGGGGCGGGGAATAGTGAAAAGGCTGGCTTTTGGTGCTGGAGATGGTACTAAAGTGACGCATGCTCGTATTATCACGGGCCAAGGGCTGAGAAAAGCGCAAATTACGGAAATGAAGCAGTATTTGGAACTTTTGGACGACGTTTTAACCCATGGGGTGGGGCGGGAGGACCGGACCGGGACGGGCACCATCGGCGTGTTCGGCAGGCAGAGCAGGTATGACCTGCGCGACGGTTTCCCGTGCCTGACCACCAAGAAGCTCCACCTGCGCTCCATCATTTACGAACTGCTCTGGTTCCTGAAAGGGGAGACCAACATCAAATTTTTGAAAGACAACGGCGTCAGCATCTGGGACGAATGGGCCGATGAAAACGGCGAGCTTGGCCCCGTGTACGGCGCGCAGTGGCGCTGCTGGCCCGGCGAGGACGGACGTCCCATCGACCAGATTGCCAGGCTGATAGACGGCCTGAAAAACAACCCGTGGTCGCGCCGCCACATCGTCAGCGCCTGGAACGTGGCCCTGGTGGATGACATGGCCCTCCCGCCGTGCCATTCCCTCTTTCAGTTTTGCGTGATTCCCGCCCAGCCGGGAGAGGAAAGGCACGGCCTTTCCCTGCAGCTCTACCAGCGCAGCGCGGATCTCTTCCTGGGGGTGCCGTTCAACATTGCCTCCTATGCCCTGCTGCTGCTCATGACGGCGCAGGTGTGCGGCTATGAGGCCAGGGAATTCATTCATACCTTCGGGGACCTGCACCTGTACCTCAACCATCTGGACCAGGCGCGGGAGCAATTGTCCCGCACGCCGCGCCCGCTTCCGGTAATGAAACTCAATCCGGACGTCAGGACCATTGACGGATTCCATTACGAGGACTTCGAACTTACCGGATACGATCCACTGCCGCACATCAAGGCTCCCATTTCCGTATAATTCCGCCCACCTCATTCCCTGACCATCATGTCACAGCCCGTCACTTACACAGGAGTGGTCGCCATGGCGTCCGGCCGCGGCATCGGCTACCGGGGCGCGCTGCCCTGGCATTTGCCGGACGACCTGAAGACCTTCAAGCGCATCACCACGGGACATCCCGTCCTGATGGGCCGCAAAACCTATGAAAGCATCGGCAGGCCGCTCCCCGGGCGGCAGAACATCGTGCTGACCCGCGATCCGTCCTGGACGGCGGAAGGAGTGGACGTCATTCATTCCGTGGAGGAACTGAAGCGTCTTCCCCTGATGGACCCGGAAGTCATGGTCATCGGCGGTGCGGAAATCTTTTCCCTGATGATGCCGCTCATGTCCCGCATGTGGGTTTCCCATATCAGTGGAGAATATCCGGCGGATACGTGGCTGCCGCCGTTTGAAGACCGTTTCCGGTCAGCAAATCTGCACGAACAATTTGAAGGGTTTGACCTGTTTTTGTACGAATAGGGGATTCCGAATCCGCTGGCAATGGAATTTATTGACAATAAATGTTTTATTTTTATAAAACATTGATAATAATTAATATGCTCCAATTCTGATATTTTTTGAATATTCCTGTTTGTTCATGACCGTCTTGGAATTATAAAGACGGTTAATAACAGATCAAAAGCGCGGATTCGGAATCCGTTACATTATCCGCGTATGAAAACTGTTCTGTCCCTGCTGGTTGTTTTGTGCAGTACGGCGTCCTTTTCCCTGGGAGCCTCCCTGTATTATTCCGGTTCCAATGACGGCTGGTGGGAAACGGCCGGCAATTGGAAAACGGATTCTCCGGACGGTCCCGCGGCCGCATCAAAACCCGCTACGGGAGATACCGTGTACATCGGCGCCGGAGGAAACATCAATGTCAAGATAGGGAGCAACGGAGGGAGCAATACGTTCTACGGCATGAATATCAATATCGCAGAGGGGAGCACCCTGACGGTGACGACCAACGATGCGAAATTCTGGGGTTCCACCTTCACCATCGGCTCCGCGGACGGCCTGATTTTCACAAACAACGTATGGGGGGATTATAAAAACGGCGCTCCTGCGGTAGGCCGCCAGCCCCTTACGTTCCATCTGGGCCTGGAAGGTTCCGTGGCGTACCAGGCCAATTTCAACAGTTCGTCAAGCGCCCACTTCAATTTGAACGGTTTCCTGGACATTCTGGAAGGAGGGGAATTCTCCATCCAGCGCAGGGATTTGATGAGCTTCGGGGCCAATGGAGATGCCCTGTCATTTAATTTTTCCAATTTCCAGGTGAACTTTGAAGCCGGAGAAGTTTCCACCCTCTATGACCAGTCTGCGGAACTGACCGCCACCAGGGAGGACCTGGGCAAGTACAAGCTGGTTTATGACGCCGACGGCAAGAAGCTGTATGTGGAATACGTGACGGGCTCCCGGGCCGTTCCGGAACCTTCCGTTTCCCTTCTGGGCCTCCTGTGCGTGGGGGGATTGCTGATAAGGCGCCGCCGTCAATAACTCGGAAGCCATTCGGACAATCCGTTCAGGATGAATGTGCTTAAACGAGGGAAGGGCCATTTATCTGTCCGTGGAGCGGGCTTGGCGAGTCCAGGAAAATAAAAAAGGCGGGAAATCTCCCGCCTTTGAATTGATCTGATCAAACGAATTGTCCGTCAAGACCGTCTGCGGCGCATCAGAAGCGTGCCGAGGCCAATCAGTCCCAGGGCGGCGGTTGCGGGTTCAGGGACGGCCATGGCTACCAGTTGAACGTTTCCGTCATTGTATTGCAGGCCGAATTCGCCTTCCTTGAGGTTGCTGGCATCCTGGGCATAGGTAAGTGTGTTGCCGTCGGAATCCGTTACTTGTAATTGGGAGCCGTCAAAGTTGGCAATGGAACCGTCTCCGAAGCCGATATGGAGCATGTCAATGGAGGAAGTCAATCCGGACAGGGTATAACTGCCCTTCAGGATGGTTGTTTTATCCCCAAGCCATGCCGTCCCGATAGTAACCAGGCTGTTCCCCGTCATTTGTCCGAAGTCGAAAACCGTTCCGTCCGCAACGCCCATGTCAAAATTGAAATTCACTTGAGTGTTGGTTCCGAGATGCATGGAAAATGCTCCGTAATCTCCCCATTCGGTGGCATTAAGGGTGACATAGTCTCCCAAATAGATACCTGATACACAACTTTTCAGATCGCTTCCGGCTGTAACGGTAATAGCTGTCTGGTTGCTGGTGAACGTCTGTTTTCCGCCTTCCACGGAAAAATCATACCCAATAAAGCCGGGGTCCTGGTTGATGGGCTTGTAACCGTCTCCTGATTGAAGGCTGCTCTGGGATGAATTTTTAAGGACACCCCAGTTGTTTTCTGACCAATTTCCATTGTCGCCCCCATTCCAGACGTAAACCCAGTAACCGTTGTAATTGAAGTCGGGCTGTAATACGGTAGCCGCCTGAGAGGCGGAAACGGCCATTATTGCCATGAATAGCGATAAAGTCTTCTTCATAAAAATGGTTTCTTTCTTGAACGAAAATAAATGTGTCGGATTTCATATCCGGCAATGATTTCATTTTGTTGTTACTTATTTTTTTTCAGTGATTAAGAAAAATTACAGATTATGTAAAAACACTGAAATACAAGCGAATTTCTTGTTTAAATTTTCAAAAACCACTATTTATCAAACATATCTATTGACAACGGATATGAAATCCGTATTTGTTTTTAACTTCAAAGGAATTTATCGTTCGGAATAGACTTTTCCGACGGTGTTAACGGAATGAAAGGAATCACTCAGTTTTTCCGATGGAATGCATTAATAGGCTAAAGCAGCCTGTGGCGGCTGGATAATTTTCAGGTCCGTGAGGAAAGGTTGTTTTTACGGAAAGATTTAATCCTGTTGCTCTACAGCATCATTTGCAGTAAGGGCTAGATACTTTTCTTTCCCCTGACGGAATCCGGACTCAGAATTTTTAGGGCGGAAGAACCTCTGTCGGTTTTTGCTGGAAGAGATAGGAGAATGCCGCAGCGGAAAGTTCTTTAGTCAGGAATGACTAATACTGAATACAGTTGAATCCGTCTCGCGCGGAACCTTGAACGGAACCCGTGGGCAGGGGATTAAAATGTGGGATTGAGGTGCAAAAGGTGCGGTGGGCATGACCAGTTCCACAGGAAGCCGGCAGGGAAGGGAAATAGTGCGCTTCCGTTTATTCACTTTTCCGGACGGGAAGACGAGGGGCTTCCGGGAAAAGCCCCTTCCTTCATGGATGTTTCCATTTTCGGACTGTTCCTGAGTGGCGGGGCTTTATTTAAAGTCGTCCTTGTCCGGAGAGAAGGGCTGCACGACCCAGTCGAATTCCAGTTCCCTGTCGCCTCCTCCCACGGAGACGTATTTCGGTCTGATCGAAGTCCCCACGTTCTCTCCTTCTTCTTGGGAGGAAGGTTTTTCCCAGATAAAGGAGATTTCTTTTACCCTCCTTTCACCGGATTCGAGGAAGATCGTGTGGGTTCGGACGACCGGCATGTACCAGGAAGCGGTATCCGGATAGGAACAGGCGGTTTCCCAGGCAGCTTTATTTTCTTTTCCCTTTTTTTCCGCCTTCCAGGTGACGCTCAGGGAAGTTTTCCCCTGGCGGCCGTCTTCTGCGCGTCTAGTGTACTGAAGGGAGAGTGAATCCTGTGTAACGATAACAGGATTAATCAGGAAGACTCCGATGGCGATGGGAATGGCAGCGATCATATTTTCATGCAGGGGGGGTGGAAAAAACGGAGCGGCAGGATTTCCGCCGCCCCGCTGAAAGAGTTTTTTATTTGCCGGATTTGCCCAGCTTGTACCCGGCGTAGGTTTCCGTATTGTACAGGGGCTGTCCTTCCGGAACGGCGTAGCCGATGGCCTTGCGGATGGCGAGGAAGTCCGCCACGCCTTCCGGTCCCACCTGGTTCAGGGGGGCCTTGTGCAGCCCGGCCAGAAGGACCATGCGGCAGTAGGCGTCCGCGTTTTCCATGAACCATTCCGCTTCCTCCACGTGGCGGCCTCCGGCGATGACGCCGTGGTTTTCCATGAATACGACGGTGGATTGCCTGGATACCTCCGCAACGGCCTGGGCCGTTTCCGGGGAGCCGGGCGTTCCGTAGGGGGCCAGCGGGATGTGCCCCAGGAAAATGTCCGCTTCCGGATTGATGCCGGAGGGCGGAACCTGGCCGGCGAACAGGAAGGCGTTGCAGTGCGGGGGATGGGCGTGGATGCAGGAGTTGACGCCCACGGATTTCATCATGGCGATGTGCGTCTTCACCTCGCTGGTGGAGGGGCGGATGCCCGCTTTCTGGCGGCCTTCCATGTCCACCAGGCAGATGTCCTCCACCTTCATGAACCCCTTGGAGCACAGGGTGGGGGAGCACAGTACGAGGTTCTGCGCCACCCGCACGGAGATGTTGCCGCCGTTTCCGTCCACATATTCGCGGTTCCACAGGCGGCGGCCCATGTCGCACATGCGTTCCTTGATCACCAGGATTTCAGGGGAATTGAAAAACGCGTCCACTTCCTCCTTCGTGACGAGATTGTACTTTTCCCACGGGAACACCTTGTCCGGGAGGGGTGGGGAGATTGACCAGTCTTCTGACATATTAGTTGCGTGTTAATGGTTGAGCTTTTCGTAGGCGGCCTTCTGGGGGCCAGGCAGGAATGTCCGGTACGTGATGCCGAAGGCGTCCCTGGCCTGCTCGGGCGTAGAGTACACTCCGGCTCCGGCAAAGGCAAACATGGATGCGCCCAGAACGGTGCTTTCCGAGACTTCCGAGACTTTCACCGGAATCTGGAGAATGTCCGCGCGCATCTGCGTCCAGATCATGTTTCTGGCTCCCCCGCCTACCAGGATGAGGAAGCCGCTCTTGAAGCCGCCGACGGATTCCAGACGGGCCAGGCGGGATTTCAGGCGCCAGGTGAGGGCCTCCATGGCGGCGCGGTAGATGTGGGCGCGCGTCCTGCCCAGCACTAGGCCGTTGATGGAACCCTTGCCTTCTCCGGATGCCAGAAAGTCCGGCACCATGGTGACTCCGTCGCAGCCGGGGGGAATCACTTCCGCTTCTGCGTCCATGACGTCGTACGTTTCTCCCCGGAAGCAGGCGGATTTCACCCATTCAATGATGCCGGAGCCGAGCCATTGCAGGCCGGGGTTAAGCAGACCGGGTTCCGCGTCGAACTCCGCCGTGGCTCCGTCCGCGTAATCCTCCGGAGCCAGGTGCGCCTGGGTGGAGCGCACCATCAGGATTTCCCATGTTCCGGAGGAAAGAACGGGCTGGTCCCTGTCCGCTCCGGAACCGAAGATGGCGAACTGGGTGTCATGCCCCGCAGAGATGACGGGAACGCCGGCTAGGGCGGGAAGTCCCATGCCAGCAGCCGCTTCCGGCGTGACAAGGCCGATGGTTTCCCCCGCGTCAACCATGGGCGGGAAAAGGTCGCGGCGCAGGCCGAGGCGGTTCAGGATAAGCGGGGAAAAGTCGCCCGTTTCCATATCCGTAAGCTGGGAAGTTCCGGCCATCGTGCGGTCCGTGGCCATGATTCCGGTGAGCTTGCAGGCCAGAATGTTGGAGATGAAGAGCCACGCATGGGCCTTTTCCAGCAGGTCCGGGCGATTTTCCTTGAGCCAGACGAGCTTGTAAATGGTGTTGAAGGCAAAGGCGCCCACGCCGGAAATCCGGTTGAGTTCTTCCTGGGAAATGTATTTGCCGATGTGCTTCATCACCTCCGCCGTGCGGGGGCATTTCCAGGAAATGACGGGATAAAGGAGGTTGCTTTCCGCATCCGTCAGCGCACCGTCCACGCCGAAGGTGGTGATTGTCACCACCTTCACCTGTTCGGCAGGCAGGCCCTGGAGCGCCTGGACGGCGCATTCGGAAAGCTGGTTGAAAATCCGGTCGGCGTCCCATACGTGGAACTCCGGATTTTCCTCTCCCGGCAGCGTGGCGTTGGGCTGCGAGGCCTTCCCCGCAATGACGCCTTTTTCATCCACAACCATCGCGCGCACGTTCGTCGCGCCGCAGTCCAAACAGAGGGAATACATGAATAGGAAATATTAAAGATTAAATACTAAAAAGAAAAAGACTCATACAGATTGTTTGGAAAGTGTCTTCGTGGTGGCTGTCAGCAGTCGCATTAATTCCAGGCAGTCCTGTTTCATGCTTTCAAACTGCTGGTCTGTCAGGCAGGACGTCGCATGCAGAAGCCGCAGCCAATACCATGTTTCAGAACATTCCTTTAATGAGATATGTACTTTGGAGAAAAAGTCTTTTTTGCTCACGGCGAATGACGCTTCCGCAAGATTGGCCCCTATGCTTGTTCCGGAGCGCAGTATCTGCCGGATCAATTCCTGCTCACACCGCTGCTTGCGGAAATGGCGGCACAGAGAAACGATGCGAATGGAAAAAGCAAAACTCTTTTCGTGAGCAATACTTTCATTCATTCTTTAGTCATTCGTATTTGGTATTTCATATTAATCCTGCACATCACCGGGAGGAGGAGACCTCCCTCCCGGTGAAAAAGTGCCAGGATTAGTATTTCCCATACAGCGGCCCGTAGTTGGCGCAGGCGCGGAAGTCGGCGCTTTCCGGTTCTGCGGTGCCGTGGAGGCCCCAGGCGGACGGGCGGTAAACTTGGTCGTCCGGAATGTTGTGGGCATACACGGGAATGCGCAGCATGGAAGCCAGCGTCAGGATGTCCGCGCCAATGTGGCCGTACGTGAAGGCTCCGTGGTTGGCGCCCATGTTGGCCATGACGCTGTACACGTCCGTGAAGGCGCCCTTGCCGGTAAGGCGTGGGGCGAACCAGGTGGTGGGCCAGCCCGGATCGGTCCGTTCGTCCAGCGTCTTGTGTACCTTGTCGGGCAGGTCCACGGACCAGCCTTCCGCCACGATCAGCACGGGACCCAGGCCCTTGACGATGTTCAGGCGCATCATCGTGACGGGGGCTCCGCCCTTGGTGACGTAATGGACGGAGTAGCCGCCGCCGCGGAAATATTCCCGGTTGGCCGGGCACCAGGTGGCCTGGCTCATCATCTTGTCCGCGTCCTCCTGGGTGACGTCCCAGTGCTTCTTCATGACGGGGTTGCCGTCCTTGTCCGTGCAGGCCATACAGCCGTCCAGCGCGGCGGAGCCGGAGTTGATGAGGTGGATGATGCCGTCCTTGGCCTTGCCTTCCAGCTTGTAGCCGGTGACGCGCTTCACGGCTTCCGGGCTCCAGTAGGTGCGCACGTCCGCAAAGACGTTCGCCTGGCCGGTGAGCAGGTAGCCGAACAGGAGGCACGCTCCGTTCAGGGAGTCGTTTTCCGTGGCGAAGGGCATCGGCGCGCGGGGGCCGTTCCAGTCAAAGGTGGAGTTGAGCAGGGTTTCCGCGATGTCCCCGTTGGGGTAAAAGTCCGTCCAGTGGCGCTGGCCCTGGAAGCCGCCCGCAATGGCCTGGTAGCCCAGGGACTCTTCTTCCCGGTCAATCTTCTTGAGCTTGGGATTGCCCTGCATCATGTCGCGGAAGATCATGGCCATCAGCACGCTTTCCTTGAAGGTTTTGCGGCGGCCGTTCTCGTCCAGCTTCAGGTCCGGGCGGTTCTTGTCCTCGGCGAATTTGAAGACGGAGTCCGCCCACTTCATGGCGATGTCGAATTCCTCCTGGTCGTAAATCTTCTGGTCCATGCGGCGGCGCACTTCCGTCATGTCCACGGCCTGTACGCGGATGCCCAGGTAGTTTTCCCAGAAGGACTGGTCCACGATGGAGCCGGCGATGCCCATGGAACAGCCGCCGATGGAAAGGTAGCCCTTGCCGCGGAGTGTCGCCACGACAAGCCCGGCGCGGGCGAAGCGGAGGATTTTTTCCGCCACGTCATCCGGGATGGAGGTGTCTCCCGCATCCTGCACGTCCTTGCCGTAAATGGAAAAGGCGGGGAAGCCCTTCTGGTTCAGGCCCGCCAGGGCGGCGGCCAGGTACACGGCGCCGGGGCGCTCCGTTCCGTTGAAGCCCCAGATAGCCTTGGGCGTAAACGGGTCCATGTCGAAAGTTTCACTGCCATAGCACCAGCAGGGCGTCACGGCCAGGGAGACCCCTACGTTGTTGGCCTTGAACTTGTCCGCACAGGCGGCGGCTTCCGCGGGGCCGCCGATGCAGGTATCCGCGATCACGCATTTGACGGGTTCGCCGGAGGCGTGGCGGACATTGGCTTCAATAAGGGCGGCGGCGGCCTTGGCCATGTTCATGGTCTGGTCTTCCAGCGATTCGCGGACGCCGAGGCGGCGGCCGTCGATCGTGGGACGGATTCCTATGGTGGGGAGTATTGTTTTCATATCTTGCGTAGGTGATGTGAAGGGATTATGCCGGTACGGACTCTTCTTTGTCCTCCTCCTTCTTCAGATGGATGTTCCGGAAGAAGAAGCCGTAAATTAGTACCACGGCAAAGCAGATGATGGGAATAAAGAAAGATGACCGCACGGCTTTTTCCACGAAGTTTTCCTGGGCCGTCTGGAACTGCTTCATGTCCAGGGGGTGGGAGATCAGGTCGTTCAGGACGTCGGCCCGGGAGGCGGGGAGCGTGGTCAGGGCCGGAATCAGGGAGAACTGCTGGATCTGCTGTTCCCGGCTGGCGGCGGCGGGAAGCCGGCTCAGGTTGTCCTTGAACAGGGAAAGTTCCGCGGGCGTAAGGGCGGAACAGCCGGGCAGCGTTTTGGCGGCCTCACTGAAGGCGGCTCCGGTCAGGGAGGGCAGGGACTGGAAGGTTTGCAGGTTCTTTTCGAACTTGGCGGCGGTTTTGGCCTGTTCCCCTCCTTCTGCGGCGTTTGCCTCCGACATTTTGTAGAGGGTGAGCATGGAGCCGGAGATGGATTTTCTGGAGTCCGCGGCTTCCACCTGGGCGATCAGGGGGCGGTCGATGGATTCAAAGTAGGCCACCTGGTTTTTCACCGTGGTGTTGTCAATGCAGGAGCCCATGTACGGGGTGATGACCGCGCCGCCCAGAATGGCCATGATCAGGCCCGCCGCGCCCAGCTTGACTTCCGACCCCAGGCCGCGCAGGGCGATGCCGTAGATGGTCGGGAACATCAGGGACATGCAGCCGGAAATGGCAACCAGCGTCCAGACGGAGATTTCCTTGGGCAGGTACATGGTTCCCAGGCAGCAGAGAATGCCGGCAACGGCGAAGAGCGCCATCATGTTGGCCGGGTTGAATTTCTTCATCAGGGCCGTGGTGATGGCGCGGCAGGCGATGAAGAGGATGATGGAGAAGATGTAATAGTTGGAGGCGGCCGCTTCCTGCATGCCCGGGAAGACGGACATGATGTACTTGATCGTCCACGTCCACACGGCGATCTGCACGCCTACGTAGAAGAATTGGGCGACTACGCCGCAGGTATAGCGGGGAAGCCTGATGAGTTTCATGAGCTGGCAGCGGTAATCCGGCATGATGATCAGGAAGGCGATGGGGCCGATCATCATGATCAGGATCTGCTGGACCATGCTGAACTCAAAGCTGGAATAATACTGGAACAGGAAGGGAACCAGGATGAAGGCGATGCAGAGGCCCAGTCGGCCCAGTTTGGAGGAAAGTGGCCGGGTGTTTTCCAGCGTGGGCACGGTTTCGTCGTCGGACTTGTAGCGGCAGAAGAAGAACCAGATGACGCCCGCAATGGC
This genomic stretch from Akkermansia biwaensis harbors:
- the cls gene encoding cardiolipin synthase, translated to MLIPDEPYLGFAALCHIAGAFCLIPALLHTRTPQGTIAWLISLLAFPYIAVPFYLILGRRTFSGYVETRRRQTDSESPWGELTDKITNCMKPYAIRSADTAGEIMQTLGDIVRLPVCRGNSCQLLIDADNAFPRIYDAIKKAERYILIEFFIIKNDSVGRNLKNLLIERAREGIHIYMLYDEIGSHKLPPGYISALRKEGVKIEPFNGKRHFLSNVLRLNFRNHRKLVVVDGSTAFIGGMNIGREYLGKGALGYWRDTFIQLHGPSVQQTQISFLEDWNWATMSKSTPSTFPRLCWDITPQPEDKTVLVLPSGPADVIPAWKTTIIALANRATHRLWISTPYFVPDEGVMSALQAAALRNVDVRILRPERADHILVKLSSFTFLRDLDTYGIQLWAYKKGFLHQKVILMDDDIATVGTANLDNRSLALNFELTAIVRDPGVCAEVQAMLEKDFYSSVRESLEDYNKKSLGFKMLCNLARLMAPVQ
- a CDS encoding thymidylate synthase, which encodes MKQYLELLDDVLTHGVGREDRTGTGTIGVFGRQSRYDLRDGFPCLTTKKLHLRSIIYELLWFLKGETNIKFLKDNGVSIWDEWADENGELGPVYGAQWRCWPGEDGRPIDQIARLIDGLKNNPWSRRHIVSAWNVALVDDMALPPCHSLFQFCVIPAQPGEERHGLSLQLYQRSADLFLGVPFNIASYALLLLMTAQVCGYEAREFIHTFGDLHLYLNHLDQAREQLSRTPRPLPVMKLNPDVRTIDGFHYEDFELTGYDPLPHIKAPISV
- a CDS encoding dihydrofolate reductase; the encoded protein is MSQPVTYTGVVAMASGRGIGYRGALPWHLPDDLKTFKRITTGHPVLMGRKTYESIGRPLPGRQNIVLTRDPSWTAEGVDVIHSVEELKRLPLMDPEVMVIGGAEIFSLMMPLMSRMWVSHISGEYPADTWLPPFEDRFRSANLHEQFEGFDLFLYE
- a CDS encoding PEP-CTERM sorting domain-containing protein, with protein sequence MAIMAVSASQAATVLQPDFNYNGYWVYVWNGGDNGNWSENNWGVLKNSSQSSLQSGDGYKPINQDPGFIGYDFSVEGGKQTFTSNQTAITVTAGSDLKSCVSGIYLGDYVTLNATEWGDYGAFSMHLGTNTQVNFNFDMGVADGTVFDFGQMTGNSLVTIGTAWLGDKTTILKGSYTLSGLTSSIDMLHIGFGDGSIANFDGSQLQVTDSDGNTLTYAQDASNLKEGEFGLQYNDGNVQLVAMAVPEPATAALGLIGLGTLLMRRRRS
- a CDS encoding class II aldolase/adducin family protein — encoded protein: MSEDWSISPPLPDKVFPWEKYNLVTKEEVDAFFNSPEILVIKERMCDMGRRLWNREYVDGNGGNISVRVAQNLVLCSPTLCSKGFMKVEDICLVDMEGRQKAGIRPSTSEVKTHIAMMKSVGVNSCIHAHPPHCNAFLFAGQVPPSGINPEADIFLGHIPLAPYGTPGSPETAQAVAEVSRQSTVVFMENHGVIAGGRHVEEAEWFMENADAYCRMVLLAGLHKAPLNQVGPEGVADFLAIRKAIGYAVPEGQPLYNTETYAGYKLGKSGK
- the fucK gene encoding L-fuculokinase: MYSLCLDCGATNVRAMVVDEKGVIAGKASQPNATLPGEENPEFHVWDADRIFNQLSECAVQALQGLPAEQVKVVTITTFGVDGALTDAESNLLYPVISWKCPRTAEVMKHIGKYISQEELNRISGVGAFAFNTIYKLVWLKENRPDLLEKAHAWLFISNILACKLTGIMATDRTMAGTSQLTDMETGDFSPLILNRLGLRRDLFPPMVDAGETIGLVTPEAAAGMGLPALAGVPVISAGHDTQFAIFGSGADRDQPVLSSGTWEILMVRSTQAHLAPEDYADGATAEFDAEPGLLNPGLQWLGSGIIEWVKSACFRGETYDVMDAEAEVIPPGCDGVTMVPDFLASGEGKGSINGLVLGRTRAHIYRAAMEALTWRLKSRLARLESVGGFKSGFLILVGGGARNMIWTQMRADILQIPVKVSEVSESTVLGASMFAFAGAGVYSTPEQARDAFGITYRTFLPGPQKAAYEKLNH
- a CDS encoding four helix bundle protein, with the protein product MNESIAHEKSFAFSIRIVSLCRHFRKQRCEQELIRQILRSGTSIGANLAEASFAVSKKDFFSKVHISLKECSETWYWLRLLHATSCLTDQQFESMKQDCLELMRLLTATTKTLSKQSV
- a CDS encoding L-fucose isomerase, whose protein sequence is MKTILPTIGIRPTIDGRRLGVRESLEDQTMNMAKAAAALIEANVRHASGEPVKCVIADTCIGGPAEAAACADKFKANNVGVSLAVTPCWCYGSETFDMDPFTPKAIWGFNGTERPGAVYLAAALAGLNQKGFPAFSIYGKDVQDAGDTSIPDDVAEKILRFARAGLVVATLRGKGYLSIGGCSMGIAGSIVDQSFWENYLGIRVQAVDMTEVRRRMDQKIYDQEEFDIAMKWADSVFKFAEDKNRPDLKLDENGRRKTFKESVLMAMIFRDMMQGNPKLKKIDREEESLGYQAIAGGFQGQRHWTDFYPNGDIAETLLNSTFDWNGPRAPMPFATENDSLNGACLLFGYLLTGQANVFADVRTYWSPEAVKRVTGYKLEGKAKDGIIHLINSGSAALDGCMACTDKDGNPVMKKHWDVTQEDADKMMSQATWCPANREYFRGGGYSVHYVTKGGAPVTMMRLNIVKGLGPVLIVAEGWSVDLPDKVHKTLDERTDPGWPTTWFAPRLTGKGAFTDVYSVMANMGANHGAFTYGHIGADILTLASMLRIPVYAHNIPDDQVYRPSAWGLHGTAEPESADFRACANYGPLYGKY